The Megalobrama amblycephala isolate DHTTF-2021 linkage group LG13, ASM1881202v1, whole genome shotgun sequence genome contains a region encoding:
- the utp11 gene encoding probable U3 small nucleolar RNA-associated protein 11: MSSFRKALKSKQRDHKERSQLGFRKHLGLLEKKKDYKLRADDYHRKQKTLMALRKKAMDKNPDEFHFKMIHNQLKDGVHVIKPKEDVITEEQKKMMRTQDIRYVEMKRVSEMKKIERMKSELHFLDVNEEKKNKHVFFVDSKKEVEDFDLAKHLNTVPDLVGRVYNRPTIETLKNKSILGAVESKTLKKLSKERKQQYLRLSERIDREQKMFVISQKIQTRKDLQDKVKKVKVRNESSTAPAIYRFEAKRKR; encoded by the exons ATGTCTTCTTTTCGAAAAGCCTTGAAATCTAAACAACGAGACCACAAAGAGCGATCACAG CTCGGTTTCAGGAAACATTTGGGTCTGTTAGAGAAGAAGAAGGACTACAAACTTCGTGCCGA TGACTACCACCGGAAACAGAAGACGCTCATGGCCTTGCGCAAGAAGGCCATGGATAAGAACCCTGATgaatttcactttaaaatgatacaCAACCAATTAAAG GATGGTGTTCACGTGATCAAACCAAAAGAAGACGTGATAACGGAAGAGCAGAAGAAGATGATGAGGACCCAGGACATCAGATATGTGGAAATGAAGAGGGTGTCGGAGATGAAG aaaattgAAAGGATGAAGTCAGAGCTCCATTTTCTTGATGTTAACgaggaaaagaaaaacaaacatgtcTTTTTTGTGGACTCAAAAAAAGAAG TGGAGGACTTTGACCTGGCCAAACACCTCAACACGGTGCCTGATTTGGTGGGCCGAGTATATAACAGACCTACAATAGAGACCCTGAAAAACAAGAGCATTCTGGGAGCAGTGGAGTCAAAGACGTTAAAA AAACTTTCCAAAGAGAGGAAACAACAGTATCTGAGGCTTTCAGAGCGTATAGACAGGGAACAGAAGATGTTTGTCATTAGTCAGAAAATCCAAACTAGAAAAGATCTACAA GATAAGGTTAAGAAAGTGAAAGTCCGTAATGAGTCCAGCACTGCTCCTGCCATCTATAGATTTGAGGCCAAGAGGAAAAGATGA